The following proteins come from a genomic window of Myroides odoratus DSM 2801:
- a CDS encoding PorP/SprF family type IX secretion system membrane protein — protein MQIKNTIKPLVLLGLSWLGIQQTFAQQDPQYTQYMYNPAVINPAYAGSVDRLHIFGLYRTQWVGLEGAPKTAHLSVTTPLTDNGLGMGVHFKNDRLGVTDQNSLSIDLAYTVNLNYDYKLAFGLKGTGSLLDVDYNKLHIYDGTDPVAENNITNKFSGNVGAGVYLYSDKAYVGLSVPMILSSTIYNDNDYKVMNEKTHFYLMGGYVFDLNYQVQFKPAALVKVVTGAPLQVDLTANFWFYEKFTLGAAYRWDASVSGLAGFQVSDGLFVGYTYDADTSKLANYHSGSHEIFMKFELANKKRRKVAPRFF, from the coding sequence ATGCAAATAAAAAATACAATAAAACCTCTTGTTTTACTTGGTTTAAGTTGGTTGGGTATCCAACAGACTTTTGCTCAACAAGATCCGCAATATACCCAATACATGTATAATCCAGCTGTCATCAATCCCGCTTATGCAGGTAGTGTTGATCGACTACATATTTTTGGATTGTATCGCACACAATGGGTAGGTCTAGAAGGAGCTCCTAAAACAGCACACTTATCTGTAACAACACCTTTAACAGATAATGGTTTAGGGATGGGCGTTCACTTTAAAAATGACCGTTTAGGAGTGACAGATCAAAATAGTTTATCCATTGATTTAGCGTATACAGTGAACCTGAACTATGACTATAAATTAGCATTTGGACTAAAAGGAACAGGATCTCTTTTGGATGTTGATTACAATAAATTGCATATCTATGATGGAACAGATCCTGTGGCAGAAAACAATATCACAAATAAGTTTTCAGGTAATGTTGGGGCAGGAGTCTATTTATATTCCGACAAAGCGTATGTAGGATTATCCGTTCCCATGATTTTGTCTAGTACAATCTACAATGACAATGATTATAAGGTAATGAATGAGAAAACTCATTTTTACCTGATGGGAGGTTATGTATTTGATTTGAATTACCAGGTACAATTTAAACCTGCAGCCTTAGTTAAAGTGGTAACTGGTGCACCCTTACAAGTTGATTTAACCGCTAACTTCTGGTTCTACGAAAAGTTTACATTAGGTGCTGCCTACCGTTGGGATGCTTCGGTAAGTGGATTAGCTGGTTTTCAAGTTTCAGACGGTTTATTTGTAGGGTATACCTATGATGCAGATACCAGTAAACTAGCAAACTATCACTCAGGCTCTCATGAGATATTTATGAAGTTTGAGCTTGCAAATAAGAAAAGAAGAAAAGTCGCACCTCGATTTTTCTAA
- a CDS encoding gliding motility-associated C-terminal domain-containing protein, which yields MKKRRKYIVWVLVCQGILIYGQSTNPITNEGILSIAPESLVSFKGDFENSTSGEMTNDGTVIYFQNFINDGAYGLTTHNTTSTTIFKVEEPAQEPKRIGGNQMTSFHHITFDSPVQEVAFDLKNNIDVSGVAEFQNGIIRVDSVYNSITKVSNGMFTFKKGAKVHQVSDSAHIQGAIEKIGNESFTYPSGDGGKYRLARISAPKEDNAVFIGQYVYKDPTFFKARPNSVGVVKKLNDQEYWIINKGNDKHSDVLLTLSWDESTTATEVLANPEEELHIVRWDAKQQLWVDEGGVVDMSTQEVTTIASVKGYGFFTLAAVKKEWITDGDVVIYNLVTVNGDGKNDYFIIENIQNYPNNKVEIFNRWGARVFETTGYDPKGDGSSNVFKGYSEGKITVDKGAKLASGTYYYVVTYEYKDANGSRMIKKAANLHLETN from the coding sequence ATGAAAAAGAGAAGAAAATACATCGTATGGGTACTAGTTTGTCAAGGTATACTGATTTACGGACAAAGTACCAATCCAATTACCAATGAAGGTATTTTGAGTATAGCACCAGAGAGTTTAGTTTCGTTTAAAGGAGATTTTGAGAATAGTACATCAGGAGAAATGACCAATGATGGTACAGTAATTTACTTTCAAAATTTTATCAATGATGGAGCATATGGATTGACAACGCATAATACGACCTCTACCACCATATTTAAAGTAGAAGAACCTGCTCAAGAACCTAAGAGAATTGGAGGAAATCAAATGACTTCCTTTCACCATATCACTTTTGATAGTCCAGTACAAGAAGTAGCTTTTGATTTAAAGAACAATATAGACGTTTCGGGCGTAGCCGAGTTTCAAAATGGAATTATTCGAGTGGATTCAGTTTATAATTCCATAACAAAAGTATCTAATGGAATGTTTACGTTTAAAAAAGGAGCTAAGGTACACCAAGTTAGCGATTCAGCTCATATTCAAGGAGCCATAGAGAAGATTGGAAATGAATCTTTTACTTATCCCAGTGGAGATGGAGGAAAATATCGTCTGGCGCGTATTTCTGCTCCCAAAGAAGATAACGCTGTTTTTATTGGTCAATATGTGTATAAGGATCCCACTTTTTTTAAGGCGCGTCCAAATAGTGTAGGGGTGGTTAAGAAGCTTAATGATCAAGAATATTGGATTATCAATAAAGGAAATGATAAACACAGTGATGTACTGTTGACGTTAAGTTGGGATGAATCCACTACAGCGACTGAAGTCTTGGCTAATCCCGAAGAAGAGTTACACATTGTACGTTGGGATGCGAAGCAGCAATTATGGGTAGATGAAGGAGGAGTTGTGGATATGTCAACCCAAGAGGTAACCACAATTGCAAGTGTAAAAGGGTATGGTTTTTTTACGTTGGCAGCGGTTAAGAAAGAATGGATTACAGATGGCGATGTCGTGATTTATAACCTCGTAACAGTCAATGGTGATGGAAAAAATGATTATTTCATCATTGAGAATATCCAAAACTATCCCAACAATAAAGTAGAAATTTTCAACCGTTGGGGGGCACGAGTGTTTGAAACTACAGGATATGATCCAAAAGGAGATGGAAGTAGCAATGTTTTTAAAGGGTATTCGGAAGGGAAAATAACGGTAGATAAGGGAGCTAAACTTGCTAGCGGGACCTATTACTATGTTGTTACCTATGAATATAAAGACGCTAATGGAAGTCGCATGATTAAAAAGGCTGCCAATCTACACCTTGAAACGAATTAA
- a CDS encoding OmpA family protein — translation MVRKYIVNGILLCLLFSSISSLGQNRKERKADRNFDTYAYIDAIKVYETMVEKGEANASVLSKLGDSYYFNGKFAEAFKWYDELFQGSYADKNVSALDKEYYYRYGQTLKAMNYTEQADKVLQEFAKLQSSDSRAQLFISHEELVDQTLPASRFTLVNLSTNSEHSDYGATLLDNRLIFTSSRESAAMKNKVHSWTNQHYTKLYSTTIGEDGSFSDPVLFAKEIASKELNMGTAIFTKDGNTMYFTSNNGSVRGGKRAQYNEEESSLLKIYKSRKQSDGSWGSVEELPFNVADYNTAHPALTPDEKWMYFVSDRQGSLGQSDLFRVSIYETGRFGPIEHLGHEVNTAGRETFPFISSDYMLYFSSDGHPGFGGLDLYKSKINPDGKMGVPVNLGPDINSSFDDFSLYIDAASKKGFVTSNKAGGHGADDVYLFVEKPCYQIMDGVVSDLESHGGIQGVEITVYDKQNKVVEKVYTDEQGYYSAEKLFCGQQYRVQVNKEGYFSKEFEIDTNRDAQQRVNIQIELIEKGDDLFKKLKLSPIHFDFDSAAIRPDAQIELQKVVDVMLEHPKLEIDVRSHTDSRGNDAYNMTLSERRAQATIQWMISQGVAAKRLTGKGYGESQLVNTCSNGVACTDEQHQENRRSEFIIVNL, via the coding sequence ATGGTTAGAAAATATATAGTTAATGGCATCCTGCTTTGTTTGCTATTTTCAAGCATAAGTAGCTTGGGCCAAAATAGAAAAGAGCGCAAAGCCGATCGCAACTTTGATACGTATGCCTATATTGATGCAATTAAGGTATATGAAACGATGGTTGAGAAAGGCGAGGCAAACGCCTCTGTTTTGAGTAAACTCGGTGATTCCTATTACTTCAATGGCAAGTTTGCTGAAGCATTTAAGTGGTATGATGAATTGTTTCAAGGTTCTTATGCCGATAAGAATGTAAGTGCTTTAGACAAAGAATATTACTATCGCTATGGGCAAACACTAAAAGCGATGAATTATACCGAACAAGCCGATAAAGTGTTGCAAGAGTTTGCGAAGCTTCAGTCTTCGGATTCTCGTGCCCAGTTATTCATTTCTCACGAAGAATTAGTAGATCAAACCCTACCAGCGTCTCGTTTTACATTGGTTAATCTGTCTACCAATAGCGAGCATTCGGACTATGGGGCTACGCTCTTAGACAACCGCTTGATTTTTACTTCTTCTCGGGAGAGCGCAGCAATGAAAAACAAGGTTCACAGTTGGACCAATCAACACTATACCAAGTTGTATTCCACGACTATCGGCGAAGACGGGAGCTTTAGCGATCCAGTTTTATTCGCCAAGGAGATTGCTTCTAAAGAGCTAAATATGGGAACGGCTATCTTTACCAAAGATGGGAATACGATGTATTTTACCAGTAATAATGGTTCGGTACGCGGGGGCAAACGCGCCCAATACAACGAGGAAGAATCGTCTTTGTTGAAGATTTACAAATCCCGCAAACAAAGCGATGGAAGTTGGGGATCGGTAGAGGAATTGCCTTTTAACGTAGCGGATTATAATACGGCTCACCCAGCATTAACCCCAGATGAGAAATGGATGTATTTTGTTTCGGATCGCCAGGGAAGCTTAGGTCAATCGGATTTATTTCGCGTGAGTATCTATGAAACAGGTCGTTTTGGACCAATTGAACATTTGGGGCATGAGGTGAATACGGCAGGACGCGAGACTTTCCCTTTCATCTCGAGTGATTATATGTTGTATTTTTCCAGCGATGGTCATCCCGGATTTGGCGGATTGGACTTGTACAAATCCAAGATCAATCCCGATGGGAAGATGGGAGTACCAGTTAACTTAGGACCGGATATCAACAGTTCTTTTGACGATTTCAGCTTGTATATTGATGCCGCTTCGAAAAAAGGATTTGTTACTTCTAACAAAGCAGGTGGGCATGGAGCAGATGATGTGTATTTGTTTGTAGAAAAACCGTGTTATCAAATCATGGACGGTGTGGTATCGGATCTCGAGTCCCATGGTGGTATCCAAGGGGTAGAAATCACGGTATACGACAAGCAGAACAAAGTTGTTGAAAAGGTGTATACCGATGAACAAGGGTACTATAGCGCTGAGAAGTTATTCTGTGGCCAGCAGTATCGCGTTCAAGTTAACAAAGAAGGGTATTTTTCTAAGGAATTTGAAATAGACACCAACCGCGATGCGCAGCAACGCGTAAACATTCAAATAGAATTGATCGAGAAAGGGGATGATTTATTCAAGAAATTGAAATTATCACCGATTCACTTTGATTTTGACTCTGCAGCGATTCGTCCAGATGCACAAATTGAATTGCAAAAGGTTGTTGACGTTATGCTTGAACATCCAAAACTGGAGATCGACGTGCGTTCGCATACCGATAGCCGCGGAAATGACGCGTATAACATGACTTTATCTGAACGTCGTGCGCAAGCTACGATCCAATGGATGATCAGCCAGGGTGTAGCAGCAAAACGTTTGACAGGTAAAGGATATGGAGAAAGTCAATTGGTGAATACATGTAGCAATGGTGTAGCATGTACCGATGAACAACACCAAGAAAACAGACGAAGTGAATTTATCATTGTGAACTTGTAA
- a CDS encoding PorP/SprF family type IX secretion system membrane protein produces the protein MKRKNTIKQVLLSCLGLMSMYPALAQQDPQYTQYMYNPATINPAYAGSVDHLQLFGLYRTQWVGLEGAPKTAYLSGTTPLTDNGLGMGFHFKNDHLGVMDENSLSIDLAYTVNLNYHYKLAFGLKASGSLLDVNYDKLHIYDGTDPIAENNISNKFSGNIGAGVYLYSDKAYVGLSAPMILSNSIYNDNDYKVMKEKAHFYAMGGYVFDINPDIQFKPAALVKVATGSPLQVDVTANFLFYNKFTLGAAYRWDASVSGLAGFQVTDGLFIGYTYDADTSKLSNYHSGSHEIFMKFELFNNNRRKVAPRFF, from the coding sequence ATGAAAAGAAAAAACACAATCAAGCAGGTTTTGCTGAGCTGTTTAGGTTTGATGAGTATGTATCCAGCCTTGGCTCAACAAGATCCGCAATACACACAATACATGTATAATCCCGCAACGATCAACCCAGCTTATGCTGGAAGTGTAGATCACTTGCAACTCTTTGGATTATACCGCACCCAATGGGTGGGCTTAGAGGGAGCGCCTAAAACGGCTTACCTCTCTGGAACCACACCTTTGACCGATAACGGTTTGGGAATGGGCTTTCACTTTAAGAATGACCATTTAGGGGTGATGGACGAAAATAGCTTATCGATTGATTTAGCGTACACGGTCAATCTGAATTACCACTATAAATTGGCCTTTGGATTAAAAGCCAGTGGATCACTCTTGGATGTGAATTACGATAAATTACACATCTATGACGGAACAGATCCAATTGCGGAAAACAATATCAGCAATAAATTTTCAGGTAATATAGGCGCAGGGGTTTATTTATATTCCGATAAAGCCTATGTGGGTTTGTCGGCTCCTATGATTTTGTCTAATAGTATTTACAACGACAACGACTATAAAGTGATGAAAGAGAAAGCACACTTTTACGCGATGGGGGGCTATGTATTTGATATCAATCCCGACATTCAGTTCAAACCAGCCGCTTTAGTAAAAGTGGCTACAGGATCTCCTTTGCAGGTAGATGTTACGGCAAACTTTTTGTTCTACAACAAGTTTACCTTGGGAGCAGCGTATCGTTGGGATGCCTCTGTTAGTGGATTGGCAGGATTCCAAGTGACTGATGGTCTATTTATCGGGTATACCTATGATGCGGATACTAGCAAGCTATCCAACTACCATTCGGGTTCTCATGAGATCTTTATGAAGTTTGAATTATTTAATAACAACAGAAGAAAAGTGGCTCCTCGCTTCTTCTAA
- a CDS encoding gliding motility-associated C-terminal domain-containing protein, whose amino-acid sequence MKKIIYTLVLANCCSILLYGQEDPSLTSNEGILSVSSAGLVSFEGTFENQVSGDVTNDGTVMYYHDFINNGGYGLTKGSTTSNTIFTVEGLPTTAKQITGNEIASFYNVIFDSPVSKVAFDLKNNIDASGLVDFQNGIILVDSTYNPVTKVSHGMFTFKKGGKAQSMGDASHIQGAVEKIGNEVFIYPIGDSERYRPARISASKADGDVFLGQYVYNDAAFFKARTNTVGVIKAINDQEYWIIDKGNNEQSDVLLTLTWDESTTAANVLTNPEEELHIVRWDAKQQIWVDEGGVVDMSTKEVTTIGTVKGYGFFTLGTVNKDWVLDGDIVIYNLVTPDGDGKNDYFIIDNIKNYPNNKVEIFNRWGARVYETRGYDPHGDGSTNVFRGYSEGKVTVDKGTKLSSGTYYYVITYEYTDSNGSRMIKKAANLHLETN is encoded by the coding sequence ATGAAGAAAATAATATATACACTAGTACTTGCAAATTGTTGTAGTATACTACTATATGGACAAGAAGACCCTTCTTTGACAAGTAACGAAGGAATCCTCTCTGTATCTTCAGCAGGTTTAGTTTCCTTTGAAGGAACCTTCGAAAATCAAGTATCTGGAGATGTTACCAATGATGGAACTGTGATGTACTATCACGATTTTATCAACAATGGAGGCTATGGTTTGACTAAGGGAAGCACCACTTCGAACACCATTTTCACGGTTGAAGGTCTGCCAACAACAGCCAAACAAATTACAGGGAATGAGATTGCTTCATTTTACAATGTGATTTTTGATAGTCCGGTGAGTAAAGTAGCCTTTGATTTAAAGAATAATATAGATGCCTCTGGTTTGGTTGATTTTCAAAATGGAATCATTTTGGTTGATTCCACCTACAACCCAGTAACAAAGGTTTCCCACGGGATGTTTACCTTTAAAAAAGGCGGAAAAGCCCAGTCTATGGGGGATGCCTCTCATATTCAAGGTGCGGTAGAAAAGATTGGAAACGAAGTTTTTATCTATCCGATAGGCGATAGCGAGCGATATCGTCCTGCTCGTATTTCAGCTTCTAAAGCGGATGGCGATGTTTTCTTAGGTCAATACGTGTATAATGATGCTGCTTTTTTCAAGGCTCGTACCAATACGGTAGGGGTTATCAAGGCCATCAATGACCAAGAATATTGGATTATCGACAAGGGGAACAACGAGCAAAGTGATGTGTTGTTGACTCTAACTTGGGATGAATCTACTACAGCTGCCAATGTGTTAACCAATCCAGAGGAAGAATTGCACATTGTTCGCTGGGATGCTAAACAGCAAATTTGGGTTGATGAAGGCGGAGTTGTGGATATGTCTACCAAAGAAGTAACAACAATTGGTACGGTAAAAGGCTATGGTTTTTTCACTTTAGGTACAGTTAATAAAGACTGGGTGTTAGACGGAGATATTGTGATTTATAACTTAGTTACTCCAGATGGAGATGGGAAAAACGATTACTTTATCATTGATAACATCAAGAACTATCCCAACAATAAGGTTGAGATCTTCAACCGTTGGGGGGCTCGCGTTTATGAGACTAGAGGGTATGACCCACATGGGGATGGAAGTACCAATGTTTTCAGGGGTTATTCCGAAGGGAAGGTTACTGTAGATAAAGGAACCAAACTCAGCAGTGGAACGTATTACTACGTGATTACGTATGAGTATACGGATTCCAATGGAAGCCGCATGATTAAAAAGGCGGCGAATTTACACCTTGAAACCAATTAA